The following proteins are co-located in the Polymorphospora rubra genome:
- a CDS encoding hydroxyacid dehydrogenase translates to MTGPVPVRPAAVLYGDDAVFDRLFDDELLARLDTLLATGRPRHLTRLDTAPARARLADAEVLVTGWGCPPVTEADLAAAPRLRAVFHAGGSVKGVLPSGAWTRDLVVTSGAAANAVPVAEYTLAAILFAGKRVPEYAARQRDRPGDPGVYGELPVPGNHRRTVGVVGLSRTGRRLLDLLRPFDLRALVADPYADPADAAAYGAELVDLETLLAAADVVTLHAPALPATRHLLDARRLALLPDGATVVNTARGSLVDTAALTRECIGGRLRAVLDVTDPEPLPADSPLHRLPNVLLTPHLAGAMGGETRRIGELTVDEIGRYVRGEALRHRVHHGDLARIA, encoded by the coding sequence GTGACCGGACCGGTCCCGGTCCGGCCGGCGGCGGTCCTGTACGGCGACGACGCCGTCTTCGACCGGCTCTTCGACGACGAGTTGCTGGCCCGGCTCGACACCCTGCTCGCCACCGGCCGGCCCCGGCACCTGACCCGGCTCGACACCGCCCCGGCCCGGGCCCGGCTCGCCGACGCCGAGGTCCTGGTCACCGGCTGGGGCTGCCCGCCGGTCACCGAGGCCGACCTGGCCGCCGCGCCCCGGCTGCGGGCGGTCTTCCACGCCGGCGGCAGCGTGAAGGGGGTCCTGCCGTCCGGGGCGTGGACCCGCGACCTCGTCGTCACGTCCGGGGCCGCGGCCAACGCCGTACCGGTCGCCGAATACACCCTCGCGGCGATCCTCTTCGCCGGCAAACGGGTGCCGGAGTACGCCGCCCGGCAACGCGACCGCCCCGGCGACCCCGGCGTGTACGGCGAACTGCCGGTCCCCGGCAACCACCGGCGGACGGTCGGGGTCGTCGGGCTGTCCCGCACCGGGCGGCGGCTGCTGGACCTGCTGCGCCCGTTCGACCTGCGGGCGTTGGTCGCCGACCCGTACGCCGACCCGGCGGACGCCGCCGCGTACGGCGCCGAACTCGTCGACCTGGAGACCCTGCTCGCCGCCGCCGACGTGGTGACCCTGCACGCCCCGGCGCTGCCGGCGACCCGGCACCTGCTCGACGCGCGGCGGCTGGCCCTGCTGCCCGACGGGGCGACGGTGGTCAACACCGCCCGGGGCAGCCTCGTCGACACCGCGGCCCTGACCCGTGAATGCATCGGCGGGCGGTTGCGGGCCGTCCTCGACGTGACCGACCCCGAGCCGCTGCCGGCCGACTCACCGCTCCACCGGCTGCCGAACGTCCTGCTGACCCCGCACCTGGCCGGCGCGATGGGCGGCGAGACCCGGCGCATCGGCGAGCTCACCGTCGACGAGATCGGCCGGTACGTGCGCGGCGAGGCGTTGCGGCACCGGGTCCACCACGGCGACCTCGCCCGGATCGCCTGA
- a CDS encoding Gfo/Idh/MocA family protein, which translates to MTGYGPVGVAVVGCGTVSHQYLPTLTTSPDLRVVACADLDLDRAGAVAARYGVPHATDVPTALHHPDVELVVNLTIPAAHDAVAGAAIAAGRHVYNEKPLSMDRESGGRLLAAAADGGVRVGGAPDTFLTAGTQAALAMLVEGAVGTPQTALLLMQGPGPESWHESPEFLYQRGAGPLFDLGPYYLTALASAFGPASRVAAAGRRAFPHRTIGAGPRAGTSFPVEVPTHVTALVEFVAGQVATLVFSFDSPLSRAGFLEITGTTATLALPDPNGYDGQPRLRRATDDDWVPVPVPGPRSGRGIGVVEMAQAIRLDRPHRASGEQALHVLDLMMSIAEAADTGGFVTVKSSFTPAAPLPSGWDPTVATMVVGRSPG; encoded by the coding sequence ATGACCGGATACGGACCGGTGGGTGTCGCCGTCGTCGGCTGCGGCACCGTCAGCCACCAGTACCTGCCCACCCTGACCACGTCCCCGGACCTGCGGGTCGTCGCCTGCGCCGACCTCGACCTCGACCGGGCCGGCGCCGTCGCCGCCCGGTACGGGGTGCCGCACGCCACCGACGTGCCGACCGCGCTGCACCACCCCGACGTCGAACTCGTCGTCAACCTCACCATCCCGGCCGCGCACGACGCCGTCGCCGGCGCGGCGATCGCCGCCGGCCGGCACGTCTACAACGAGAAGCCGCTGTCCATGGACCGCGAGTCCGGCGGCCGGCTGCTCGCCGCGGCGGCCGACGGCGGGGTACGGGTCGGCGGCGCGCCCGACACGTTCCTCACCGCAGGCACGCAGGCGGCGCTGGCCATGCTCGTCGAGGGGGCCGTCGGCACCCCGCAGACCGCGCTGCTGCTCATGCAGGGCCCCGGACCGGAGTCGTGGCACGAGTCACCGGAGTTCCTCTACCAGCGCGGCGCCGGCCCGCTGTTCGACCTCGGCCCGTACTACCTGACCGCGCTCGCCTCGGCGTTCGGGCCGGCCAGCCGGGTCGCGGCCGCCGGCCGGCGGGCGTTCCCGCACCGGACCATCGGCGCCGGCCCGCGTGCCGGGACCAGCTTCCCGGTCGAGGTGCCCACCCACGTCACCGCACTCGTCGAGTTCGTCGCCGGCCAGGTGGCGACGCTGGTGTTCAGCTTCGACTCGCCGCTGTCCCGCGCCGGCTTCCTGGAGATCACCGGCACCACCGCGACCCTGGCACTGCCCGACCCGAACGGCTACGACGGGCAGCCCCGCCTGCGCCGGGCGACGGACGACGACTGGGTGCCGGTACCGGTTCCCGGCCCCCGGTCGGGCCGGGGCATCGGCGTCGTGGAGATGGCCCAGGCCATCCGGCTCGACCGCCCGCACCGGGCCTCCGGCGAGCAGGCGCTGCACGTGCTCGACCTGATGATGTCGATCGCCGAGGCCGCCGACACCGGCGGGTTCGTCACCGTGAAGAGCAGCTTCACCCCGGCCGCGCCGCTGCCGTCCGGCTGGGATCCGACGGTGGCGACGATGGTGGTCGGCCGGAGCCCGGGGTGA
- a CDS encoding sugar phosphate isomerase/epimerase family protein: protein MREPLAADRPGTLRRLADAGYRAVEPFDTHVDPHGLRAALDPLGLAVCATHGDVLGPDRDAVLAGAAVLGTDTVIQPMAPPQRFADRAGVEATARDLNAAATRAADHGLRLGYHNHHWELASRIGGRPALEVLADLLAPEVLLEVDIYWAATGGADVPELLRRLGDRVRYLHVKDGPATEAGPMTAVGAGVVPVAAALAAAPAARRIVELDRCATDVLDAIEESHRYLTALEQGAPR from the coding sequence GTGCGGGAACCGCTCGCCGCCGACCGGCCGGGCACCCTGCGCCGGCTCGCCGACGCCGGATACCGGGCCGTGGAGCCGTTCGACACCCACGTCGACCCGCACGGGCTACGGGCCGCGCTCGACCCGCTCGGGCTGGCCGTCTGCGCCACCCACGGCGACGTACTCGGACCGGACCGCGACGCGGTCCTCGCCGGCGCGGCCGTGCTCGGCACCGACACCGTCATCCAGCCCATGGCGCCCCCGCAGCGGTTCGCCGACCGGGCCGGGGTCGAGGCGACCGCCCGCGACCTCAACGCCGCCGCCACCCGCGCCGCCGACCACGGACTGCGGCTCGGATACCACAACCACCACTGGGAACTGGCCTCCCGGATCGGCGGCCGGCCGGCCCTGGAGGTCCTCGCCGACCTGCTCGCCCCCGAGGTGCTGCTCGAGGTCGACATCTACTGGGCCGCGACCGGCGGCGCCGACGTACCGGAACTGCTGCGCCGGCTCGGCGACCGGGTCCGCTACCTGCACGTCAAGGACGGACCGGCGACCGAGGCCGGACCGATGACCGCCGTCGGCGCCGGGGTCGTCCCGGTCGCCGCCGCGCTCGCCGCCGCACCGGCGGCCCGGCGGATCGTCGAACTCGACCGCTGCGCGACCGACGTCCTCGACGCGATCGAGGAGAGCCACCGATACCTGACCGCACTGGAGCAGGGAGCACCACGATGA
- a CDS encoding glycoside hydrolase family 9 protein translates to MNRATRTHPRRALVVLAAALLTLTLAPPGRAVAAGTVTEVVVSQAGYSAGAYKTAYVLATGTLADPTFEVLSGGAVVGGGTLVDEGVTWDRRVYSADLSAVTTAGTQVTVTSNGISSHPFPIAANIWTGYTDEMTAFYRIQRASVATADAYPAGYSSVAPSAKVFHAAGHLDDARAEDGTRYDLTGGWYDAGDYGKYGGNQWVGGEIALAYLRHADAAQVRQDRDGNGIPDLIDEARWGSEYLVKFADQLGGALYNIRNRGGFVHPEKLTDNVPGTADDRVLTDLSVGGSAKAAGTLAATARAIRHAVAAGHVTGAAATDLAAFADTARAAALTTYGYAAANPDGPEGTYVTVGGIPNAMLWAEVQLHLLTGEAGYATAAAAKIATLTFDDLRATNYWDLRPISMAEFYPVADAATRTRIQALLRQQAQFFLSSTDDTPYGVLNQFKNFGVNEPHASYLGDMVRYYELFGDPAVLRAVLKGTYWIFGANPWNISWVSGIGADHVDYLHTRLDEEAYSRTSPGVVIPGAMVSGPNAHDTRDRRSVSPWYADRPLWQDDTSQWRYNEYSISIQAGLLYTVTGLAALNGEPTTGGPVPTRMPVTTPVIGDFVTGSVTVLAQGEGPVTGVRHNADGTWKPMTSTDGAYRGTFSVDGFAPYTTRRVDVRATDAAGRVTYSSAHYTVAPPLPAPATRCATTTSAAPAPSAAPGSTG, encoded by the coding sequence ATGAACCGAGCGACCCGAACCCACCCGCGGCGAGCACTGGTCGTCCTCGCCGCCGCCCTGCTCACCCTGACCCTCGCCCCGCCGGGCCGGGCGGTCGCCGCCGGCACCGTCACCGAGGTGGTGGTCAGCCAGGCCGGCTACAGCGCCGGCGCCTACAAGACCGCGTACGTGCTGGCCACCGGCACGCTCGCCGACCCCACCTTCGAGGTGCTGTCCGGCGGCGCGGTCGTCGGCGGCGGCACCCTCGTCGACGAGGGCGTCACGTGGGACCGGCGCGTCTACAGCGCCGACCTCTCGGCGGTCACCACAGCCGGCACGCAGGTCACCGTCACCAGCAACGGGATCTCGTCGCACCCGTTCCCGATCGCCGCCAACATCTGGACCGGTTACACCGACGAGATGACCGCGTTCTACCGCATCCAGCGGGCCAGCGTGGCGACCGCCGACGCGTACCCGGCCGGCTACAGCAGCGTCGCCCCGTCGGCGAAGGTCTTCCACGCCGCCGGTCACCTCGACGACGCCCGCGCCGAGGACGGCACCAGGTACGACCTCACCGGCGGCTGGTACGACGCCGGCGACTACGGCAAGTACGGCGGAAACCAGTGGGTCGGCGGCGAGATCGCCCTGGCCTACCTGCGGCACGCCGACGCCGCGCAGGTGCGCCAGGACCGGGACGGCAACGGCATCCCGGACCTGATCGACGAGGCCCGCTGGGGCAGCGAATACCTGGTGAAGTTCGCCGACCAGCTCGGTGGCGCGCTCTACAACATCCGCAACCGGGGCGGCTTCGTCCACCCGGAGAAGCTCACCGACAACGTCCCCGGCACCGCCGACGACCGGGTGCTGACCGACCTCAGCGTCGGCGGCTCCGCCAAGGCCGCCGGCACCCTGGCCGCCACCGCCCGCGCCATCCGGCACGCGGTCGCCGCCGGCCACGTCACCGGCGCCGCCGCCACCGATCTCGCCGCGTTCGCCGACACCGCCCGGGCCGCGGCGCTGACCACGTACGGGTACGCGGCGGCGAACCCGGACGGACCCGAGGGCACGTACGTCACCGTCGGCGGCATCCCCAACGCGATGCTCTGGGCCGAGGTGCAGCTCCACCTGCTCACCGGGGAGGCGGGGTACGCCACCGCCGCCGCCGCGAAGATCGCCACGCTGACCTTCGACGACCTGCGCGCCACCAACTACTGGGACCTGCGGCCGATCTCGATGGCCGAGTTCTATCCGGTCGCCGACGCGGCCACCCGGACGCGGATCCAGGCGCTGCTGCGCCAGCAGGCGCAGTTCTTCCTCTCGTCGACCGACGACACCCCGTACGGCGTGCTCAACCAGTTCAAGAACTTCGGCGTCAACGAGCCGCACGCCTCCTACCTCGGTGACATGGTCCGCTACTACGAGCTGTTCGGCGATCCGGCCGTGCTCCGGGCGGTTCTCAAGGGGACGTACTGGATCTTCGGGGCCAACCCGTGGAACATCAGCTGGGTCTCCGGCATCGGCGCCGACCACGTCGACTACCTGCACACCCGCCTCGACGAGGAGGCGTACTCGCGGACCAGTCCCGGCGTCGTGATCCCGGGCGCCATGGTCAGCGGCCCGAACGCCCACGACACCCGCGACCGGCGCAGCGTCAGCCCCTGGTACGCCGACCGTCCCCTGTGGCAGGACGACACCAGCCAGTGGCGCTACAACGAATACAGCATCAGCATCCAGGCCGGCCTGCTCTACACCGTGACGGGGCTGGCGGCGCTGAACGGCGAGCCCACCACCGGCGGCCCGGTCCCGACCCGGATGCCGGTCACCACCCCGGTCATCGGCGACTTCGTCACCGGCTCGGTCACCGTCCTCGCGCAGGGCGAGGGGCCGGTCACCGGCGTACGGCACAACGCCGACGGCACCTGGAAGCCGATGACGTCGACCGACGGGGCGTACCGGGGCACGTTCAGCGTCGACGGGTTCGCTCCGTACACCACGCGGCGGGTCGACGTACGGGCCACCGACGCGGCCGGTCGGGTCACGTACAGCTCCGCCCACTACACGGTGGCGCCACCGCTGCCGGCCCCGGCAACCCGCTGCGCTACGACGACTTCGGCGGCGCCGGCACCTTCGGCGGCACCGGGCAGCACTGGGTGA
- a CDS encoding carbohydrate ABC transporter permease, which translates to MTLLAQRRPTKRRPTGRRPDEAAARTVLSEADRRRPATRAAFVPTQVLLLIATFVAGAGPILWLAKAAISPTQEILREPLRPWPGQPSWDNIPQAWTSLDLGLALFNTVVLVAGSCLVQLVVATTLGYGFSVLRPRYGKFLYAAILATLFIPASVSLVAQYLTVLELPLLGVSLLNTPWAVWLPAGAHAFNVLLMRRFFDGIPRELFEAAEVDGGGPWTVFWRIVLPMSRPILAVVGLLALMSSWKDFLWPMLVLPDVTKQPIAAVLPRLAQVSEESLLMAGLFLATLPPVLIFLVFQRHIVRGAGFGGLKG; encoded by the coding sequence ATGACCCTGCTTGCGCAACGCCGACCGACCAAGCGCCGACCGACCGGGCGCCGACCGGACGAGGCCGCCGCCCGTACCGTCCTGTCCGAGGCCGACCGGCGGCGGCCGGCGACCCGGGCGGCCTTCGTGCCCACCCAGGTCCTGCTGCTGATCGCCACGTTCGTCGCCGGCGCCGGACCGATCCTGTGGCTGGCCAAGGCGGCGATCTCGCCGACCCAGGAGATCCTGCGCGAGCCGCTGCGTCCGTGGCCCGGGCAGCCGAGCTGGGACAACATCCCGCAGGCGTGGACCAGCCTGGACCTCGGGCTGGCCCTGTTCAACACCGTCGTCCTGGTCGCCGGCTCCTGCCTGGTCCAGCTCGTCGTCGCCACCACCCTCGGGTACGGCTTCTCGGTGCTGCGTCCCCGCTACGGGAAGTTCCTGTACGCGGCGATCCTGGCGACCCTGTTCATCCCGGCCTCGGTCTCCCTCGTGGCGCAGTACCTGACCGTGCTGGAGCTGCCGCTGCTCGGCGTCAGCCTGCTCAACACCCCGTGGGCGGTCTGGCTGCCGGCCGGCGCGCACGCCTTCAACGTGCTGCTGATGCGCCGGTTCTTCGACGGCATCCCGCGGGAGCTGTTCGAGGCCGCCGAGGTCGACGGCGGCGGGCCGTGGACGGTGTTCTGGCGGATCGTGCTGCCGATGTCCCGGCCGATCCTCGCCGTCGTCGGGCTGCTGGCGCTGATGAGTTCCTGGAAGGACTTCCTCTGGCCGATGCTCGTGCTGCCCGACGTCACGAAGCAGCCGATCGCCGCCGTCCTTCCCCGCCTGGCGCAGGTCAGCGAGGAGTCGCTGCTGATGGCCGGGCTCTTCCTGGCGACCCTGCCACCCGTCCTGATCTTCCTCGTCTTCCAACGACACATCGTGCGCGGTGCCGGCTTCGGCGGACTGAAGGGGTAA
- a CDS encoding carbohydrate ABC transporter permease, producing the protein MSRRHNPSRAAQTLLFFLPGAAVFAYFGWWPILRSVLLSLQDTNLVDPARWVGLENFSRVLADPLLATSARNTLWFVALSLLIGFPLPLLVATAIAEVRRFGGLYRLLVYLPVAVPPVVAVLLWKWFYDPADGLFNTLLGLVGLGPYPWLQSSTWAMPSLVLEATWAGAGSAILIYLAALTGVSPELYDAAEVDGASVLRRFWHVTLPQMRGVILILLLLQVIGGMQVFTEPFVMTDGGPEDSTVTVLLLIFRYAFVYGDYGAAAAVSVLLAVVLSLLSAAYLRATRAWSTT; encoded by the coding sequence GTGAGCCGACGCCACAACCCGTCCCGGGCAGCGCAGACCCTGCTGTTCTTCCTGCCCGGGGCGGCCGTCTTCGCCTACTTCGGCTGGTGGCCGATCCTGCGCAGCGTCCTGCTGAGCCTCCAGGACACCAACCTGGTCGACCCCGCCCGATGGGTCGGGCTGGAGAACTTCAGCCGCGTCCTGGCCGACCCGCTCCTTGCCACCAGCGCCCGCAACACGCTGTGGTTCGTGGCGCTCTCCCTGCTCATCGGCTTCCCGCTGCCGCTGCTGGTGGCGACCGCCATCGCCGAGGTACGCCGCTTCGGCGGCCTCTACCGGCTCCTGGTCTACCTGCCGGTCGCCGTACCCCCGGTGGTGGCGGTGCTGCTGTGGAAGTGGTTCTACGACCCGGCCGACGGGTTGTTCAACACGCTCCTCGGACTGGTCGGGCTCGGCCCGTACCCGTGGTTGCAGTCGAGCACGTGGGCGATGCCCAGCCTGGTGCTCGAGGCGACCTGGGCCGGCGCCGGCAGCGCGATCCTGATCTACCTCGCCGCGCTGACCGGAGTCTCGCCCGAGCTGTACGACGCCGCCGAGGTCGACGGTGCGTCGGTCCTGCGCCGGTTCTGGCACGTCACGCTGCCGCAGATGCGCGGCGTCATCCTGATCCTGCTGCTGTTGCAGGTGATCGGCGGGATGCAGGTCTTCACCGAGCCGTTCGTGATGACCGACGGCGGTCCGGAGGACTCCACCGTCACCGTCCTGCTGCTGATCTTCCGCTACGCGTTCGTCTACGGCGACTACGGCGCCGCGGCGGCGGTCAGCGTCCTGCTCGCCGTGGTGCTGAGCCTGCTCTCCGCCGCCTACCTGCGGGCCACCCGAGCCTGGAGCACCACATGA